Sequence from the Acuticoccus sediminis genome:
CGCCGGTCGTCCACCCGCCCTTGTAGAGCCTGAATCAGTTAGCGAGCAGGCGGTCCAACCGACCGGACCCCCGCGCCAAATGCCACGCCGCCCACTCACGAGGTTACAGCTGTTCCCGGCAGGTTCAGGTGGTAGCGGGTGTATCGGCGTTCCCCGGTGCGCGTCAGGGCGCCCTTCTCGACCAGGTCGTGCAGATCGCGTGTGGCGGTGGGGCGGGAGGTGCCCGTGATCGCGAGGTAGTTCTCCGCGCTCAGCCCTCCCGTGAAGCCGCCAGGGCCTTCCCGGAACAGGCGTGCGATCGCCTTTTCCTGCCGTTCGTTCAACATGCCGCGGAAGCGATCATAGAAGTGCGCCTTGGCGATATGGAAGGCGACGCGGCCGAGCGTCGTCCGCTGGGCCGCGATGATCCTTTCGGCAAAATACATCAGCCAGCCCGTGACATCGAGGGTCCGCTGATGGACCTCGAGTTGGTCGTAGTAGGCCTTGCGATGCCGCTCGATGGTGTGGGCCAGTGCGATCAGCGTCGGCTGGCCGATGTTCTGGGCGAGAGATTTTTCCGCGAGGGTTCGGCCGATGCGGCCGTTTCCGTCCTCGAAGGGGTGGATGCTCTCGAAATATATGTGCCCGATCCCGGCCCGGGTGAGTGCCGGCAGGGGATCATCGCCGTCGGGCGAAGTACCGTTGAACCAGGCGAGATAGGCGGTCATCTCTTCCGGGACCCGAGAGGATGGC
This genomic interval carries:
- a CDS encoding Fic family protein encodes the protein PSGGPGRLVTRLDTPPSSNRHHPASVHSSQLGLDTDNRNVKPKERGIAEMMVDLYRTWANPLDADTLFRWHGMLMADTRHLETIGGYRRHQDAMQIVSGRQDRPTVHFEAPPSSRVPEEMTAYLAWFNGTSPDGDDPLPALTRAGIGHIYFESIHPFEDGNGRIGRTLAEKSLAQNIGQPTLIALAHTIERHRKAYYDQLEVHQRTLDVTGWLMYFAERIIAAQRTTLGRVAFHIAKAHFYDRFRGMLNERQEKAIARLFREGPGGFTGGLSAENYLAITGTSRPTATRDLHDLVEKGALTRTGERRYTRYHLNLPGTAVTS